The Chryseobacterium sp. JV274 sequence TAATACGTAAATGTATAATTTGAAGTATTGTTGACGAATTGCGAATTGAAAGATGTCAGGTTTACAGATCCATATCCGGTAGTCGGATTAGGGCAGAAAGACTGAGTAGCCGAGTTTTGTAAAATAGGAACTTTATCAGTATAAATTTTTACATTTTTAATAGAATGTCTTGATCTTGCACCTCCTGTGGAAGCTGAAAATCCAAAATATCCTACAGTCATTGCGGCAGCCGTTCCGGAAGGAGCAAAAGACTGATTACAGATTACATTGCCGTCTATTGTTATTTTTAATATCCAGCTGGTAGGATTCGCTGGATCTACCTGTGCCGTTACTTCAACATGCTTAAAGGTGGTTCCCTGAAAAGGCTGGGTTGTATTCAGATCTGGTGAATGGAAAGAGCTTCCTGCAACATTAAAGAACTCAACATTATTCGTGTCACTTGTATTTTGAACTTGTCCATAAGCAACGTGAACCTTGCTCATTGTAGCGGTTGTAGTATTGTTATAAGTGTCAAAACCTACAACAAGGCCTACTGCATTTTGAGATACCCCCAGACCGGATCCCAATACACTGGCGACAGGCGGGTTGGCCAGATACCAGAAAGCAATTCCATCCCCATTAGAGGTTTGGTTGGAATCCATTCTGAAATCAAATTCCACTCTCCATTTGTCACAATATTTTAAATTGATAGGGTCATTCAGTCTGATAGAACCGGATTGGTTGTTGGTATCCGGGGTAAGCTGAATAAAATCTGTGTTTACCTGAGTAGGGGAAACCATCGTCCATCCAGTAGTAGCCACTGGGTTTCCAATAAGCTGATAAGTCTGGGCAAAGGACTTCCCGGCTATACAAAGTAAAAAAACAGATAAATACAATAATAGATTTTTATTCATTTAAATGGGACTTTGATTAATGTGTAAAGATATTAAATCCCGATCAAACAATATGTATTTAATGTTAATTTTGTTAAAAAATTTAATTATTTTTTAATAAATCTTGTTTCTTCTGATGAAATGGCAAATATGAGGCTGGGGCTTTAGAATAGTTTTAATTAAGATTAAAATAGAGAATTATTATCAAGATTTTCGAAATAAGTGTCAATTTCGAGATCGGAAGAATTGGCTGCTGCAACCGCTAATTTGTCGCAAAGTTCGTTTTCAAAGTGTCCTGCATGGCCTTTTACCCAATGCATTTTAGGGGTGTGTTTATTGTATAGCTCAACAAATTTTTTCCAGAGGTCGGGGTTTTTTACATTCTTCCAGCCTCGCTTGATCCATCCGGCAATCCAGTTTTGGTTGATTGCATCAGATACATATTTACTGTCAGTATATACATGGATCTCATTTTCTGTAGATTTCAGCTTTTCCAATGCAGTGATGACTGCCAGAAGTTCCATTCTGTTATTGGTGGTTTTCCGAAACCCTTTGGAAAATGTTTTCTGATAATTTTTTTCAGGAACGCGCATGAGAATTCCATATCCGCCTTTTCCCGGATTTCCGCTGCAAGCCCCGTCGGTATAAATTTCGATTCTCAAATCTGTTTTTTAAAAAATTGAATTATGGATTGTGAATTTAAACTGAATTAGGTTTAAGCCTTCACTTAAAAAGGAAAATCGTCATCATCATCAAAGTCATTCATTGATGAGCCGGAAAGTTTTGAGCTGTCCGGAAGGTCAAATGCTGCCCCTGGCTGAATAGTCGTTTTGATCTTGTCAAAGCCGCTTGGTTCTCCAAAGTTGGAAGGATATCCTCCTCCGGCTCCATCCATTGCTGCTTCGATATCACCAAATTTTGCAAAATGTTTTAAGAAAGATAGTCGGACGTCTGCCGTAGCACCATTCCTGTGCTTTGCTATAATCAGTTCGGCCTGGTTTTCAGTAGAAGTTTCCTGTCCTTCTTCATCATTGTCCCAAACGGTAATTTTATAATATTCCGGTCTGAAGATGAAAGATACGATATCGGCATCCTGCTCAATCGCTCCGGATTCCCTAAGGTCAGAAAGCTGAGGTCTTTTCCCCGGACGCGCTTCCACACTTCTTGAAAGCTGGGAAAGAGCAATCACCGGAACGTTAAGTTCTTTTGCAATCGCTTTTAATGAACGTGAAATCATGGAGATCTCCTGTTCACGGTTTCCAACTCCTTTTCCACCGCTGCTTCCTGCTGTCATCAGCTGAAGGTAGTCGACCATGATAATTCTTACACCATGCTGCATGACAAGTCTTCGGCATTTTGCACGGAAGTCGAATATGGAAAGGGAAGGGGTTTCGTCAATATATAAAGGAGCATTTTCCAACTCAGATACATTGGAGAATAGTCTCTGCCATTCTTCATCATCCAGAGTTCCTTTTCTTAATTTCTCAGAAGAAATTCTTGTTTCGGAAGCAATCATTCTGGTGATCAGCTGTACTGATGCCATCTCGAGAGAGAAAAGAGCCATAGGAACTTTGTGTCCTACTGCAATATTTCTTGCCATGGAAAGAAGGAATGCCGTTTTTCCCATCGCGGGACGTGCAGCAATAATGATAAGGTCAGAATTCTGCCACCCACCGGTTTCCTTATCTACGTCTCGGAATCCTGAAGGAACCCCTGAAAGACCTTCTTTATCTTTTAAAGATTTAATAGTGTCAATAGCCTGTTTTACTAACGAATTGGCAGTATCGAATCCCTTTTTGATCGTTCCGTTGGTAATCTCAAAGAAAGACTGTTCAGCTTTATCCAGAAGTTCAAAAACGTCGGTTGACTCTTTGTATGAGGAATCAATGACATTGGCAGAAACATTGATAAGGCTTCTTAAAATATATTTTTCAAGAATCACACGTACATGGTATTCAATATGGGCAGATGAACTTACTCCCATTGTCAGGTCAATAATGTAGTGATCACCACCTGCCTGGCTTAGCTTATCTTCTTTTTTTAATTCCTGAATAATGGTCATTAAGTCTACCGGATGGTTGCCTTCATAAAGCTTTAAGATGATAGAAAAGATGACCTGATGTCTCGGATCATAGAATACTTCTGAAGTAAGAAGGTCAATAGAATGGTCAAGCCCTTTTTTGTCAATCAAAAAAGTTCCGATAACAAGTCTTTCGAAATCCACTGCATTGGGAGGCATTTTTCCATCCGCAATAGACAATTCTTTTGCAAAGTTTCCGTGTGTTAGGGATGATAATGTTTCTTTCTGCGCCATGGTGCAAAGATAGTTTATTTAAAAAATAATAAAAAAATAGTATTCAACAAATTATTAGCAGTCTTTCGGAAAATGCTGTAAACAGGAGGTTGATCTTGTTGATAAAAAAAATCACCTCAGTCTGAGGTGATTTTTTCAAAAAGATTAAGTATCGCTTATTCTTTATTTTTTACCAATACCCATCCTGAATATTTGGTTTCTGTATTGTCTTTATTGTTTTCGTTCCATGAGATCGTGTACCAGTAAGTTCCTGTCAGGATTTTCTTACCGAAAGCAGTTCCGTCCCAAGTGAAATTTCTCATTTTGTTGGCTTCATGAAGTTTGTTTCCATATCTGTCATACACAACGAAGATAAGATTTTTCTTGTACGCCAGTGCAGAGTAATCAATCACATCATTTACGTTGTCTCCGTTTGGAGTGATAGCGTTAATAAGGTTAGGAACAGTAACCGTTACCTGAACAGGAGTACAATTATAAGTGTCTTTTACATACACTGTATTTTCACCTCTTGGAAGTCCTGTGAATGTATTAGAATCCTGCCAGTTGATACCATCTACTGAGAATTTATATGGAGGAACTCCACCTGTAGCAGTAACGGTGATGTTATTATTTGATATTTCTATCCCAGAAATCACCGGCTGAAGGCTTGCATGTACACGTACTTCCTGAAGCGTGAAGCATTTTCCAGTCTGAAGTTTTACAAAGTAAACTCCTACGCCTACGTTATTGATAGATTGTGAAGTTTCTCCGGTGCTCCATTCGTAGCTGTCGAATCCAGGTCCTGCATCCAAAGTGGTTTTGGCTTCCGCACAAATCGTTTTGTCTTTTAATACAGCTGATTTTACCGGAGGTAATACTACCAGTTCTATTTTAGCAATTGAATAACATTGTTTATCATTGTCTACTCTTACATATACCGTTTTGCTTTCTGAAAGATAATTAAATGGCATTGTAATAGGATTGGTCTGGGCTTTTGCATCAGCTACCGATGTATAATACTTGATGATAGTTCCTGTAGGGGTTGGTACAGGTACTCCGATATCTGCTTTGGAAAGATCAAATGTTGAACGGGTAACATCATTATCAATATAACAATTTTGAAGTACTGCATCTTTTAATACCACTGTAGGGTAGAATAATAGTCTGATGGTAGTGGTTGCTTTACACCCGAAAGTAGAAATTACTTTTGCGTATATAGTTGCTTCCGGAGAGATATAGTTGGCAGGATCCGTAATTTCGTTGATTTCCGCATTCATATCATCAACCGTAGTATAATACTTAATAGTTGCTCCGCTTCCGCCGAATATATTGGCTGTTGTCAAATTATATTTAGCAGTACCGGCTCCATTGTTATTACAAGAATATAGAGTGGCTGTATTGGCTGAGATGCCTACATTCACAAACTTAAATTTCCCGGTTATAAAACATCCGTTGATAGGATTGGTTGGGTTGTTCGGGTCTTTATATACTACTCTGTAATAGTAGGTTGTTGTTCCATCTACAGTTGCTATGGTAAGAGGGTTTTCTCCTGTAAGGGCATCGTTGGTAGTTTTATGATAAGTAACCTTGAAATTAGGGCTGTTACCGTTTACAATAGCAGCAGAAAGTGTTGTAAAGTCAAACTGGCTAGGTAATGCACAAACCATTACCTGGTTAGGATCGTTAGGAGTAGCTCCTGGAATTCCCGGAGGAATGAATGGGTTAGGTGAAAGAACAGGATCATTAAATGCAGAACTTAAGCTCGCAGTACCTGACCATTCCATAGAAAAACCATTAACGGATCTACTGAAGTTATCAATGACTAAATAATAGGTTTGTCCTACTAATACATCCATATAAGGACTCCATTTACCATTGTTCATACTGGCTGTAGTGCCAGGAGGATTGGTAGGGAATACTGCAGGTGGAGCAAGAGTAAGATCCAGACCTGTATCTCCCGGAGTACCGCTATAGTTACATCTTATAGGCTGTATGAAGACATGATCTGCATTCTGTAAAGAAGCACAGCCGTTTGCTGTTGGTCCATAAACTGCAAAATCATAATCATCACCTTGATCGTTTGGCTTTATTTTAAATGCAAGTGTACCTGGTGTAGATACAGTGAAAGTGTACCAAACGGTATATCTTTCATTGGTGCTAAGGCATCCTCCGTTTGCATTAAGAATTTCTATAATATTTCCAGGTCCTGAAGGAGTGTAAGAAATATCAGAGTTACCACAGATGGGAATTGCCGTGATACAATCTGACTGTGAGTAGACTATTTGTGTTATCAATAAAATAAAAAGAAGTAGTATTTTTTTCATTGTTGAAACGATTTTTGTTAAACAAAATTGGGATCAATTAATTTTATCATGATTTGTTAAAAGAAAAAGCCGCCAAAGCGGCTTTCTCGTATTGTATTAGTTTTATTCTCTGTTTTTTACAACAATCCAACCTGAAAACTTAAATGGAGTATTCTTCTTGTCATTCTCATTCCATGTTACAGAATACCAGTATGTACCTGTCGGAATCTTCTTCCCTGCAATGGTTCCGTCCCATTTGTATCCATTGGATTTATCTCCCTGGTGGATTTTTGTTCCGTATCTGTCAAAGATACTCAATACAAGGTTTTGTTTGTCTGCAATTGCAGAATAATCTACAACATCGTTCACACCATCTCCGTTCGGTGTAATCATATTGATCAGGTTAGGAACCACTATTGTAACTTCAATAGGCTCACAGTCATAAGCATCTTTTACATATACTTTATAGGTGCCTCTTGCCACATTAGAGAATGTATTGGAGGTCTGCCATATGATTTTATCCATAGAATACTGATAATCCGGAGTTCCTCCTATAACATTGATCGTTAATGTAGTGTTAGAAACATCAATATTTGTTACAACCGGCTGATCAGCAGGATATACTGTTACTGTTTGAGTAGTGATACATTCCCCCGTTTTTAATTTTACCCAGTAGATTCCTACTCCTACATCTTTTATAGACTGAGTTGTAGCTCCCGTGCTCCACTCATAGCTTTTGAATCCAGGCCCGGCATCTAAAGTTGTTGTGTCTTCTATACAGATGATTTTGTCTTTCAGAACACTGGATGTTACCGGAGGGATAACTGTTAAACCGATTTTTACAACTACAAAACATCCTCTGGTATCAGATACTCTTACGTATACCAAACCGTTTGGTGCAATATAATTAGCATTTAAAATCTCGTTGGTTGCATCTATTGCATCTGTCAGTGAAGGGAAGTATTTTTTCGTGATACCTGCCTGTGGCGTGATTACAGCGGCGTTATCAAGGTTGAATAAAGCTGTAGAAGGATTTGCTTCAATAAAGCATGATCTTAATTCTGCATCTTTTGCAATGATTGCCGGATAGAACTTAAGGGTAATTTCTGCAATATCGGTACATCCGAATACAGAAGTTACTTTTACATATATTTTACCCTCTGCCGAAACAAACTGATAGATATTGGTGATCTCATTAATTGAGTTATTCAGATCATATAAAGTATAATAATATTTTTTTGTAGCCGTAGGATCTGCAAAAACAGCTGCTGTTGTAAGGTCATAAGTTGCCGTACCCGCATTGTTGTTGTTACAGCTTGTTAAAGTAACGCTTGTTGCCTTGATGGTACCATCTTTAAATTTAAATTTACCAGTCTGTCTACATTTATTAATAGGACTGTCCGGATTAGTAGGATCGGTATAGTTGATACTATAGAAATAAACACCTACAGGAGTAACTGTTTGAGGGCCAATAAGAGGATTGTTACCTGTTAATGCATCATTTTGGCTTGTATGATAGCTAATACTGAAGTTCGGGTTACCGTTCAGAATTCCTGCTGTTAATGAAGAGAAATCAAAAGTTGCAGGATTTGCACACACCACTACTTCTCTAGGGTCTGTAGGGTTTGCTCCTGGAATTCCTGGTGGAATGAACGGATGAGGCTGTATATTCGGATCTGTAAATGGAGAAGATAAAGTAGCTGTCCCACCCCATGATAATTTGAATCCGTTAGCGGTCTCTCTGTGGTTGTTTACAATTAAATAGTACGTCTGGCCAGGTAATACATCAAGGTATTTCACCCATTTATCTCCTGAAGCATCCTCACTAAGGTCTGTAGCCGTCATGTTAAGGCCTGTGTTTCCACTTGTTCCGGAATAAGAACAGCGGATTGGCGTTCCAAGGCTGCCACATGACTTGTTAGGACCATATACCCCGAAGTCATAGTCATCACTCTGATCATTAGGAATGATTTCGAAAGTTAAGGTTCCGGCTGTAGCTACCGTAAACGAGTACCATACAGAGTACTTTTCATCGGAAGATAAACATCCGCCAAGGTCTTCTGCAATGTCTCCGTGCCCGCCCGGAGTATAGGAAATATCCGAGTTTCCGCAGACTGCCATTGCAGTAGGACAGTCAGACTGGGCAAATAAAAGATGTGAAAATATAATTGAGAAAACAAGTAATGCTTTTTTCATAAGAGATGATTTTAAAAACAAATAGTAAAATTGTTTAATTACTAAAAAAATGCGGTGCTTTATCGGATACAAAAATGTTTCTGCGAACTATTAAAGTCTTGTGTATCAAAATAAAAACTGACCGCCCAATTTACTCAGGAGATCATGCATTTTCTTACTGTTAATTTGTTCCGATCAGCTGTCTTCCCCAGTTTGGTGAACCGGATGAAGCGTTTGATGTTTCGAATTCTTTGACTGCTTTTTGATAAAATTTGATAGCTTCTGTCTTATTGCCTTGCTTTTCAGCCATTTCAGCTTTTAAGAAAGAAAGTCTTGGATTGTTCTTTACAGTTGTTTCCGCTTTTGTCATAAAGCTTGTAGCGGTCTTTAGTTCCTTTTGAGGATCTGCAGCTGTTTTTATCCTGATTTTCTGAAAATGGATAAGACCAAGAAGAATATTTACTTCTCCATTATTCTTCTCAGAAGCAAGAGCCTGCATAGCCAGTTTTCTTGCAGTTTCGTTAGTTTCTCCAAGAGGACTGTTCGGGCTGTTCTTTAAAAGGAAATTTGTTTTAAGATACAATGCTGCAGCGGCATAATAATTCGCCTGCCATTTTTCTGAAGTTTTAGCCTCTGAAAACTTAGAAAAAAGAGTATCATAGTCGTTTTCTGTTTTTGCATTATTCAGCTGCAAAACAGATTGCTGTAAGGTTTGATCTGAAAAAAATTGGGCATTCATCAGCGAACCTGTGACGAAAAAACTCAAAATTAGTAAAAGTTTATACATAGGGGGATATTTTATAGAGCAAATATAAAAAATTATTAACGTTAAATTAAAGATTTTGAGATATATTTAAAGAAAGTAATATATTGATTTTTAATATTGTATTTTATTTTTTAAGTGAAATTATATAGAGATCGCAAAGATTTTAATGATTTCACTGAATATTTGGGATTTAATCCTTTGAATGATTTTGAAAAAACACCTATAAAAGTAAAATCAGAATAGAAAACGTTCTATTCTGATTTTAAGTATTTCGGATTACGGTTTTTACCGTATAAGTTTTGAAATGAATTGATAAATAATAGGTTAATATTGCATTTTTCTTAGTTTAGGATTGGTGCTTCCCACAAGTAAAGCAACAAGAACAGTCATGCATCCTCCAAATACTACAGAGCGTACAACCCCCAGTAATTTAGCCATAACACCACTTTCAAACTGTCCCATTTCATTGCTGGACATAATGAAGATTGAATTTACACTGAGAACACGTCCTCTTATATGGTCTGGTGTCTTTAACTGTACAATGGTACCCCGGATGACCACAGAAATTCCATCAAGCATTCCACTCATCACAAGGAACATGAAAGACAGCCAATACAATTTGGATAAACCAAACCCAATAATACAAAGCCCAAATCCGGTGACAACAACAAGTAGTATTTTCCCCTGATTTTTTCGAAGAGGAACAATGGATAAAATAGTAATGATACACATTGAACCGATATCAGATGCTGCATTCAACAATCCGAAACCTTCAGCCCCTGAATTTAAAATATCAGTAGCAAATACCGGGATCATGGCCACTGCACCCCCAAAAAGTACAGCAAACATATCAAGACACAGTGCTCCCAGAATCTCTTTGGTTTTAAAAATATAAGAAATTCCTTCACGCATACTCTCCACCACATTTACAGTTTCCTTTTTGTACTTCGAATACTGTTTGTGAAGTTGCCAGAAAAACAGTGAAGCAACAAATATTAATGCTAAAATAGCAACCAACGTCCATTTTACGCCTATAAAGCCAATAAGAATACCACCTACCGCATGTCCACACACAGAAGATATAAGGAAAGTAGCCTGGTTCAGAGTAACAGCGTTGGGAAGGTTTTCTTTCTTTACAATTTTAGGAATCATGGAAGGTACAATAGGGCCTATGAACGCTCTTGCTATTCCGGTAAAAAAGATAACTCCATAAATATAATAAGTGATCTGATGACCGGTGAAATGCATCTCCACATCAAAAAAGGCAGGAATCAGCAGCAGCCCGATCAGGAAAATATATGTATAATTACAGATGAGAAGCAGTCTCTTTTTCTCATTCATATCAATAACGTGCCCGGCATACAGCGCACAGCTTACAGCAGGAATTACCTCCGATAGCCCGATAAGACCTATTGAAAAAGGATCTTTTGTTAATTGATATACCCACCATCCTAATAAAGTGGCCAGCATTCTGAAAGCTAAAACAATAAAAAATCTCCCGGTAAGAAGATTTCTGAACTCAACATTTTGTAATGTTTGTAACGGGGTAAAGGAAATCATGAACAAAAATAGCCCTAAAAATCTATTTAGGACTATTCATATGTTGATTTTTAAAAGATATATTAAATATATCCTGAAAGATAAAATCTATTTTAGTCTGCTCTTGAAGAACTGATTACGATGGCAGCAACACCCGCAGCCCCAATAATAGTAGCTCCGGCAGCAATTCTTGCCTTTCTTCTGTCTTTTACAGCCGCTACATTTGATTTCGGGATCACTACTTCTGTACTGTCTTTTTTACCCGCTGTACCTACAAGATTGTCACCAACAACGTTTCTGAATAAGATGGTTTGTTTAGGAGAACCGTCTCTCATAGTTACTTTGTATACCTTTCCGGCTTCAAGATTAGAGTAATTGTTTTTTGAAATATCTTCGCTGTATTTTGTAGTAGCACAAGATGTAATAACAAATAAAGATGTTAGTAAAGACGATTTCAACAGTACAGATGCTTTCATTATTTTCTTTTAGTTTTTCAAATTTATAATTTTTTTTGAATATACGTTTTTGGAATTGAAAAAATATGATTAATTTTTGTAAATTTCTAAGAGATCTGCAATGTTTCTGTCATTAGCCAATCTCGGAGTCTTATTTTGGCCACCCAGTTTCCCCTGAGATTTGGCATATTCCTGAAAGGCATTCTTTTTTAAGGTGGTGATATGCAGCTTCTGTAAAATATTCCCGGAAATAAGATCATCATAATACGTATTTCTTGCCCTCAATTGCAAATCTAGTCCATCTCTGAATGTATCTAAATTCTCCGGTTCCTTTTCAAATTCGATCAGCCATTCATGATAAGGAAGTCCTTCGCCAGGATTTACCTGTGGGGCAAGATGGAATTCTGTAATCTGTGCCGGATGTTTTTCAAGAGTAGCTTTCATCGCTTCTTCAACTTCAAAAGCAATCACGTGTTCCCCAAATGCCGAAGTGAAATGTTTGGTCCTGCCACTTACTAGAACTCTGTAAGGATCTTTGCTGATAAACCGCACAACATCTCCGATAGAATACGCCCAAAGTCCGGAATTCGTTGTAAGAATTAAGGCATAATCTTTATGAAGTTCAATTTCTTTTAATGTTAATCTTCTTGCTCCCGGCTTACCATATTCTTCCAAAGGAATAAATTCATAGAAAATTCCATGATGGGTCAATAGCAGAAGACCTTCTTTTGTGTAATCATCCTGAAAAGCAAAAAAGCCTTCAGAAGCAGGAAATGTCTGAATAATATCTACTTTTCCACCCAGCAGATCTTCCATTTTATCGCGGTATGGTTCGTAATTGACCCCTCCTGTAACGATAAGCTGCAGGTTTGGGAAAAGCTGTTTGATTTTTTTGCCGTGTCTTTCTGTTAACTTTTCAAAATACATAATCAGCCATGGCGGAATTCCTGAGATCAGGGTCATGTTTTCATGTTCCGTTTCTTCAATGATTTTATCTACTTTGGCTTCCCAGTCTTCCATGATATTGGTTTCCCAGCTTGGCAGACGGTTTTTTTGCAGATAATTAGGAATATGGTGCGCTAC is a genomic window containing:
- a CDS encoding GH3 auxin-responsive promoter family protein; protein product: MLNFFKKNAALIWAKKHVQKAEEFKKNAEKNQEDLLLSLVSTAQKTLFGREHDFENIHSVKDFQDRVPVADYEDLKPYIERVKKGQSNILWTETPEYFAKTSGTTSGSKYIPISKEGMPLQIAGAQSALFHYISKKNNADFVNGKMIFLQGSPELEEVFGIKTGRLSGIVAHHIPNYLQKNRLPSWETNIMEDWEAKVDKIIEETEHENMTLISGIPPWLIMYFEKLTERHGKKIKQLFPNLQLIVTGGVNYEPYRDKMEDLLGGKVDIIQTFPASEGFFAFQDDYTKEGLLLLTHHGIFYEFIPLEEYGKPGARRLTLKEIELHKDYALILTTNSGLWAYSIGDVVRFISKDPYRVLVSGRTKHFTSAFGEHVIAFEVEEAMKATLEKHPAQITEFHLAPQVNPGEGLPYHEWLIEFEKEPENLDTFRDGLDLQLRARNTYYDDLISGNILQKLHITTLKKNAFQEYAKSQGKLGGQNKTPRLANDRNIADLLEIYKN
- a CDS encoding MFS transporter is translated as MISFTPLQTLQNVEFRNLLTGRFFIVLAFRMLATLLGWWVYQLTKDPFSIGLIGLSEVIPAVSCALYAGHVIDMNEKKRLLLICNYTYIFLIGLLLIPAFFDVEMHFTGHQITYYIYGVIFFTGIARAFIGPIVPSMIPKIVKKENLPNAVTLNQATFLISSVCGHAVGGILIGFIGVKWTLVAILALIFVASLFFWQLHKQYSKYKKETVNVVESMREGISYIFKTKEILGALCLDMFAVLFGGAVAMIPVFATDILNSGAEGFGLLNAASDIGSMCIITILSIVPLRKNQGKILLVVVTGFGLCIIGFGLSKLYWLSFMFLVMSGMLDGISVVIRGTIVQLKTPDHIRGRVLSVNSIFIMSSNEMGQFESGVMAKLLGVVRSVVFGGCMTVLVALLVGSTNPKLRKMQY
- a CDS encoding tetratricopeptide repeat protein — encoded protein: MYKLLLILSFFVTGSLMNAQFFSDQTLQQSVLQLNNAKTENDYDTLFSKFSEAKTSEKWQANYYAAAALYLKTNFLLKNSPNSPLGETNETARKLAMQALASEKNNGEVNILLGLIHFQKIRIKTAADPQKELKTATSFMTKAETTVKNNPRLSFLKAEMAEKQGNKTEAIKFYQKAVKEFETSNASSGSPNWGRQLIGTN
- a CDS encoding T9SS type B sorting domain-containing protein; amino-acid sequence: MKKILLLFILLITQIVYSQSDCITAIPICGNSDISYTPSGPGNIIEILNANGGCLSTNERYTVWYTFTVSTPGTLAFKIKPNDQGDDYDFAVYGPTANGCASLQNADHVFIQPIRCNYSGTPGDTGLDLTLAPPAVFPTNPPGTTASMNNGKWSPYMDVLVGQTYYLVIDNFSRSVNGFSMEWSGTASLSSAFNDPVLSPNPFIPPGIPGATPNDPNQVMVCALPSQFDFTTLSAAIVNGNSPNFKVTYHKTTNDALTGENPLTIATVDGTTTYYYRVVYKDPNNPTNPINGCFITGKFKFVNVGISANTATLYSCNNNGAGTAKYNLTTANIFGGSGATIKYYTTVDDMNAEINEITDPANYISPEATIYAKVISTFGCKATTTIRLLFYPTVVLKDAVLQNCYIDNDVTRSTFDLSKADIGVPVPTPTGTIIKYYTSVADAKAQTNPITMPFNYLSESKTVYVRVDNDKQCYSIAKIELVVLPPVKSAVLKDKTICAEAKTTLDAGPGFDSYEWSTGETSQSINNVGVGVYFVKLQTGKCFTLQEVRVHASLQPVISGIEISNNNITVTATGGVPPYKFSVDGINWQDSNTFTGLPRGENTVYVKDTYNCTPVQVTVTVPNLINAITPNGDNVNDVIDYSALAYKKNLIFVVYDRYGNKLHEANKMRNFTWDGTAFGKKILTGTYWYTISWNENNKDNTETKYSGWVLVKNKE
- the dnaB gene encoding replicative DNA helicase, with protein sequence MAQKETLSSLTHGNFAKELSIADGKMPPNAVDFERLVIGTFLIDKKGLDHSIDLLTSEVFYDPRHQVIFSIILKLYEGNHPVDLMTIIQELKKEDKLSQAGGDHYIIDLTMGVSSSAHIEYHVRVILEKYILRSLINVSANVIDSSYKESTDVFELLDKAEQSFFEITNGTIKKGFDTANSLVKQAIDTIKSLKDKEGLSGVPSGFRDVDKETGGWQNSDLIIIAARPAMGKTAFLLSMARNIAVGHKVPMALFSLEMASVQLITRMIASETRISSEKLRKGTLDDEEWQRLFSNVSELENAPLYIDETPSLSIFDFRAKCRRLVMQHGVRIIMVDYLQLMTAGSSGGKGVGNREQEISMISRSLKAIAKELNVPVIALSQLSRSVEARPGKRPQLSDLRESGAIEQDADIVSFIFRPEYYKITVWDNDEEGQETSTENQAELIIAKHRNGATADVRLSFLKHFAKFGDIEAAMDGAGGGYPSNFGEPSGFDKIKTTIQPGAAFDLPDSSKLSGSSMNDFDDDDDFPF
- the rnhA gene encoding ribonuclease HI; amino-acid sequence: MRIEIYTDGACSGNPGKGGYGILMRVPEKNYQKTFSKGFRKTTNNRMELLAVITALEKLKSTENEIHVYTDSKYVSDAINQNWIAGWIKRGWKNVKNPDLWKKFVELYNKHTPKMHWVKGHAGHFENELCDKLAVAAANSSDLEIDTYFENLDNNSLF
- a CDS encoding T9SS type B sorting domain-containing protein — translated: MKKALLVFSIIFSHLLFAQSDCPTAMAVCGNSDISYTPGGHGDIAEDLGGCLSSDEKYSVWYSFTVATAGTLTFEIIPNDQSDDYDFGVYGPNKSCGSLGTPIRCSYSGTSGNTGLNMTATDLSEDASGDKWVKYLDVLPGQTYYLIVNNHRETANGFKLSWGGTATLSSPFTDPNIQPHPFIPPGIPGANPTDPREVVVCANPATFDFSSLTAGILNGNPNFSISYHTSQNDALTGNNPLIGPQTVTPVGVYFYSINYTDPTNPDSPINKCRQTGKFKFKDGTIKATSVTLTSCNNNNAGTATYDLTTAAVFADPTATKKYYYTLYDLNNSINEITNIYQFVSAEGKIYVKVTSVFGCTDIAEITLKFYPAIIAKDAELRSCFIEANPSTALFNLDNAAVITPQAGITKKYFPSLTDAIDATNEILNANYIAPNGLVYVRVSDTRGCFVVVKIGLTVIPPVTSSVLKDKIICIEDTTTLDAGPGFKSYEWSTGATTQSIKDVGVGIYWVKLKTGECITTQTVTVYPADQPVVTNIDVSNTTLTINVIGGTPDYQYSMDKIIWQTSNTFSNVARGTYKVYVKDAYDCEPIEVTIVVPNLINMITPNGDGVNDVVDYSAIADKQNLVLSIFDRYGTKIHQGDKSNGYKWDGTIAGKKIPTGTYWYSVTWNENDKKNTPFKFSGWIVVKNRE